In Neomonachus schauinslandi chromosome 6, ASM220157v2, whole genome shotgun sequence, a genomic segment contains:
- the CREB3L4 gene encoding cyclic AMP-responsive element-binding protein 3-like protein 4 encodes MDFRTPDLLDVWLEPPEEVSTGAFLELGLHCPPPEVPGTKLQEQGLRGWEPSGSRGCDLQESEPEDFLKLFIDPNEVYCSEASPGSDSGISEDPGHPDSPPAPKAPNSPALYEVVYEAGGLERMQGEAGPAVGLISLQLDQRSPPLMVPDACTVLELPLDAHTHTLPRAGTVNPVPPVTLLPCQTLFLTEEEKRLLGQEGVSLPTHLPLTKAEERVLKKVRRKIRNKQSAQDSRRRKKEYIDGLESRAAACSAQNQELQKKVQELERHNISLVTQLRQLQMLIAQTSNKAAQTSTCVLILLFSLALIILPSVSPLQGLQEAGTEDHQPHGVISRNILTHKDMTENLKTIVVESRLEEPPRVKGINSSTRTLLEKMGGKTDPSGHARTGLHADEM; translated from the exons ATGGACTTCCGAACCCCCGACCTGCTGGACGTGTGGCTGGAGCCCCCAGAAGAGGTCTCAACAGGAGCCTTCCTGGAGCTGGGACTCCACTGCCCCCCTCCAGAGGTCCCAGGGACTAAGCTCCAAGAACAGGGGCTTCGAGGCTGGGAGCCCAGCGGGAGCCGTGGCTGT GACCTTCAAGAGAGTGAGCCTGAAGATTTCCTGAAGCTTTTCATTGATCCCAATGAAGTGTACTGCTCAGAAGCATCTCCTGGTAGTGACAGTGGAATCTCCGAGGACCCTGGCCATCCAGACAGTCCTCCTGCCCCCAAAGCACCCAATTCCCCTGCTCTCTATGAGGTTGTCTATGAGGCAGGGGGCCTGGAGAGGATGCAAGGGGAAGCTGGGCCAGCTGTAGGGCTCATCTCTCTCCAGCTAG ATCAGCGAAGCCCACCACTTATGGTGCCTGATGCCTGCACGGTCCTCGAGCTGCCCCTTGATGCTCACACTCACACCCTGCCCAGAGCGGGCACTGTAAACCCAGTGCCTCCTGTGACCCTG CTGCCCTGTCAAACCTTGTTCCTGACAGAGGAGGAGAAGCGTCTGCTGGGACAGGAAGGGGTTTCCCTGCCAACTCACCTGCCCCTCACCAAG GCAGAGGAGAGGGTCCTCAAGAAGGTCAGGAGGAAGATCCGTAACAAGCAGTCAGCTCAGGACAGTCGGCGACGTAAGAAAGAGTACATCGACGGGCTAGAGAGCAG GGCGGCTGCCTGTTCTGCACAGAACCAGGAACTACAGAAAAAAGTCCAGGAGCTGGAGAGGCACAATAT ctccctggTAACTCAGCTCCGCCAGCTGCAGATGCTCATTGCCCAAACCTCCAACAAAGCTGCCCAGACCAGCACTTGTGTTCTG atccttcttttttctctggctCTCATCATCCTGCCCAGTGTCAGCCCCTTGCAGGGTCTCCAGGAAGCTGGGACTGAGGATCACCAGCCTCATGGAG TGATTTCCAGAAATATCCTGACTCACAAGGACATGACAGAAAATTTGAAGACCATAGTGGTAGAGTCCAGATTGGAGGAGCCACCTAGGGTCAAGGGTATAAATAGCTCAACAAGGACCCTGCTGGAGAAGATGGGAGGGAAGACAGACCCCAGTGGGCATGCCAGAACTGGCCTGCATGCAGATGAGATGTGA